A window of the Bombus huntii isolate Logan2020A chromosome 8, iyBomHunt1.1, whole genome shotgun sequence genome harbors these coding sequences:
- the LOC126868912 gene encoding sorting nexin-24-like gives MYQAFISGYRLAEVSHGKPYYVYCIEVLESESGTRYFIERRYSEFNALHRTLKKENADVAPFPPKKVRNSQPKVLEQRRAALELYIQKMLRLSATKQQVLNFLGIESPTPSVPYKNTYKDTEGEQYVDTSALGHQPVLTFHCDPYVQSNITSNSLPDIVISGVLLGVYKS, from the exons ATGTATCAAGCTTTCATCAGTGGATACCGTTTGGCCGAAGTGTCACACGGCAAGCCTTATTATGTTTACTGTATTGAGGTTCTGGAGTCCGAAAGTGGTACCCGATACTTTATTGAGAGAAGATACAGCGAATTTAATGCGCTACATCGTACG CTGAAGAAAGAAAACGCGGATGTTGCTCCGTTTCCGCCAAAGAAGGTAAGAAATTCCCAACCGAAGGTGCTTGAGCAAAGGCGAGCAGCATTGGAACTGTACATCCAGAAAATGTTAAGGCTCTCAGCCACTAAGCAACAGGTTCTCAATTTTCTGGGTATAGAAAGTCCAACACCCAGCGTGCCGTATAAAAA TACGTACAAGGATACGGAGGGAGAACAATACGTCGATACCAGTGCTCTTGGCCATCAACCTGTGCTAACTTTCCATTGTGATCCATACGTTCAGTCGAACATTACATCGAACAGTCTTCCAGATATCGTCATCAGCGGAGTCCTTTTGGGTGTATACAAGTCCTAA
- the LOC126868911 gene encoding adrenodoxin-like protein 1, mitochondrial yields the protein MTLLLKLSTWKNLIKRSFSPRNQIITISKFDIHTSEYSFHSEYEMQDPKSEADIVNVTFIDKMGKRIPIKGKVGDNVLYLAHRYGIEMEGACEASLACTTCHIYVHHDYMDKLPTAEEKEEDLLDLAPFLKENSRLGCQIILTKELDGIELELPQATRNFYVDGHTPAPH from the exons atgacaCTTCTTCTGAAGCTTTCAACATGGAAAAATCTAATAAAAAGATCATTTTCACCAAGGAATCAGATAATAACAATATCAAAGTTCGATATTCATACGTCGGAAT ATTCTTTCCATAGTGAATATGAAATGCAAGACCCAAAATCAGAAGCTGATAT CGTTAATGTTACTTTTATTGATAAAATGGGAAAAAGAATACCTATAAAAGGGAAAGTGGGAGATAATGTACTGTATTTAGCCCATAGATATGGAATTGAAATGGAAGGTGCTTGCGAAGCATCTCTTGCTTGTACCACTTGTCACATATATGTACATCATGATTATATGGATAAACTCCCAACAGCTgaagaaaaagaggaggaTTTATTAGATTTAGCtccatttttaaaagaaaattctagATTAG gttgtcaaattatattaacaaaaGAATTAGATGGTATAGAATTAGAACTGCCTCAAGCAACAAGAAATTTCTATGTAGATGGCCACACACCAGCTCcacattaa
- the LOC126868899 gene encoding sprouty-related, EVH1 domain-containing protein 1 isoform X2 yields the protein MTEASEDGNYLVRVRAQVMTRDDSSGGWVPLSGGGLANVSVRRRPTSSGGHQSNNTNASGISTTTVSITSSIQPVSTTSVTNTQSHGSSNSSPPGATEKMHEYLIYGKRITDQSVVLSCTIKKDFEYNKVMPTFHHWRTGEKKFGLTFQTAADARAFDKGVRTAVEELLEDVGDEDVFMTLNLPVEPPEPRPSSDTPHGIVRLSNYHSQCSDLPDSHKPIHYIGGPSIKVPPSQHPLASTEDVGSDSYSYVQLTTLNHEYLYPIIGDHKGDRLNRHNTGSSLKKPDIIVSQPSKNTMKRNIRLRCKHCQELYTEQHNPRGSCEYAPDPIRRGIAKISCLSCAQGMLYHCMSDAEGDFTQNPCSCSTEEGCGRRWFGLALLSLIVPCLWIYPPLRAVHWCGTSCGMCGGRHHPME from the exons ATGACAGAGGCGTCAGAGGA tgGTAACTATTTGGTGAGGGTTCGTGCCCAGGTAATGACAAGGGATGATAGTTCAGGTGGTTGGGTTCCTCTAAGTGGCGGTGGTTTAGCAAATGTTTCGGTTAGACGAAGACCAACTTCTTCAGGTGGACATCAGTCTAATAATACCAATGCATCTGGTATTTCTACTACGACTGTCTCTATTACTAGCAGTATACAACCTGTATCAACTACAAGTGTTACTAATACCCAAAGTCATGGATCTTCTAACAGTTCTCCACCTGGTGCAACTGAGAAGATGCATGAATACCTTATTTATGGGAAACGCATCACTGATCAAtca GTTGTTCTTAGCTgtacaattaaaaaagatttCGAATATAATAAGGTAATGCCAACTTTCCATCACTGGAGGACAGGAGAGAAGAAGTTTGGATTAACATTTCAAACAGCTGCAGATGCAAGAGCTTTTGATAAAGGTGTTCGCACAGCTGTTGAAGAATTGTTAGAAG ATGTTGGGGATGAAGATGTTTTTATG ACTTTAAATTTACCTGTGGAACCACCAGAACCACGTCCCTCATCGGATACACCTCATGGAATAGTACGACTGTCCAATTATCATTCCCAGTGTTCAGATCTTCCTGATTCACATAAACCTATTCATTATATTGGTGGACCATCTATAAAAGTGCCACCATCTCAGCATCCTTTGGCATCAACTGAAGATGTTGGATCAGATAGCTACTCTTATGTGCAGCTCACAACGCTTAatcatgaatatttatatccCATCATCGGTGATCATAAAGGAGACCGATTAAATAGACATAATACCGGCAGTTCTTTGAAGAAACCAGATATTATAGTATCCCAACCTTCTAAAAATACTATGAAACGTAATATCCGATTACGATGTAAACATTGCCAAGAGCTGTACACAGAGCAGCACAATCCTAGGGGGTCTTGTGAATACGCACCTGATCCTATTAGACGAGGAATCGCAAAAATTTCGTGTCTGTCTTGTGCTCAGGGTATGTTATACCACTGTATGAGTGATGCTGAAGGTGATTTTACCCAAAATCCTTGCAG TTGTAGTACAGAAGAAGGATGTGGACGCAGATGGTTTGGTTTGGCATTATTATCACTGATCGTTCCTTGCTTGTGGATTTATCCTCCACTAAGAGCTGTTCATTGGTGTGGCACGTCCTGTGGAATGTGTGGAGGACGTCACCATCCGATGGAATAA
- the LOC126868899 gene encoding sprouty-related, EVH1 domain-containing protein 3 isoform X1: MTEASEDGNYLVRVRAQVMTRDDSSGGWVPLSGGGLANVSVRRRPTSSGGHQSNNTNASGISTTTVSITSSIQPVSTTSVTNTQSHGSSNSSPPGATEKMHEYLIYGKRITDQSVVLSCTIKKDFEYNKVMPTFHHWRTGEKKFGLTFQTAADARAFDKGVRTAVEELLEGLANTTLYGNSLDVGDEDVFMTLNLPVEPPEPRPSSDTPHGIVRLSNYHSQCSDLPDSHKPIHYIGGPSIKVPPSQHPLASTEDVGSDSYSYVQLTTLNHEYLYPIIGDHKGDRLNRHNTGSSLKKPDIIVSQPSKNTMKRNIRLRCKHCQELYTEQHNPRGSCEYAPDPIRRGIAKISCLSCAQGMLYHCMSDAEGDFTQNPCSCSTEEGCGRRWFGLALLSLIVPCLWIYPPLRAVHWCGTSCGMCGGRHHPME, encoded by the exons ATGACAGAGGCGTCAGAGGA tgGTAACTATTTGGTGAGGGTTCGTGCCCAGGTAATGACAAGGGATGATAGTTCAGGTGGTTGGGTTCCTCTAAGTGGCGGTGGTTTAGCAAATGTTTCGGTTAGACGAAGACCAACTTCTTCAGGTGGACATCAGTCTAATAATACCAATGCATCTGGTATTTCTACTACGACTGTCTCTATTACTAGCAGTATACAACCTGTATCAACTACAAGTGTTACTAATACCCAAAGTCATGGATCTTCTAACAGTTCTCCACCTGGTGCAACTGAGAAGATGCATGAATACCTTATTTATGGGAAACGCATCACTGATCAAtca GTTGTTCTTAGCTgtacaattaaaaaagatttCGAATATAATAAGGTAATGCCAACTTTCCATCACTGGAGGACAGGAGAGAAGAAGTTTGGATTAACATTTCAAACAGCTGCAGATGCAAGAGCTTTTGATAAAGGTGTTCGCACAGCTGTTGAAGAATTGTTAGAAG GGTTGGCCAATACCACATTATATGGCAACTCGTTAGATGTTGGGGATGAAGATGTTTTTATG ACTTTAAATTTACCTGTGGAACCACCAGAACCACGTCCCTCATCGGATACACCTCATGGAATAGTACGACTGTCCAATTATCATTCCCAGTGTTCAGATCTTCCTGATTCACATAAACCTATTCATTATATTGGTGGACCATCTATAAAAGTGCCACCATCTCAGCATCCTTTGGCATCAACTGAAGATGTTGGATCAGATAGCTACTCTTATGTGCAGCTCACAACGCTTAatcatgaatatttatatccCATCATCGGTGATCATAAAGGAGACCGATTAAATAGACATAATACCGGCAGTTCTTTGAAGAAACCAGATATTATAGTATCCCAACCTTCTAAAAATACTATGAAACGTAATATCCGATTACGATGTAAACATTGCCAAGAGCTGTACACAGAGCAGCACAATCCTAGGGGGTCTTGTGAATACGCACCTGATCCTATTAGACGAGGAATCGCAAAAATTTCGTGTCTGTCTTGTGCTCAGGGTATGTTATACCACTGTATGAGTGATGCTGAAGGTGATTTTACCCAAAATCCTTGCAG TTGTAGTACAGAAGAAGGATGTGGACGCAGATGGTTTGGTTTGGCATTATTATCACTGATCGTTCCTTGCTTGTGGATTTATCCTCCACTAAGAGCTGTTCATTGGTGTGGCACGTCCTGTGGAATGTGTGGAGGACGTCACCATCCGATGGAATAA
- the LOC126868899 gene encoding sprouty-related, EVH1 domain-containing protein 2 isoform X3, whose translation MTRDDSSGGWVPLSGGGLANVSVRRRPTSSGGHQSNNTNASGISTTTVSITSSIQPVSTTSVTNTQSHGSSNSSPPGATEKMHEYLIYGKRITDQSVVLSCTIKKDFEYNKVMPTFHHWRTGEKKFGLTFQTAADARAFDKGVRTAVEELLEGLANTTLYGNSLDVGDEDVFMTLNLPVEPPEPRPSSDTPHGIVRLSNYHSQCSDLPDSHKPIHYIGGPSIKVPPSQHPLASTEDVGSDSYSYVQLTTLNHEYLYPIIGDHKGDRLNRHNTGSSLKKPDIIVSQPSKNTMKRNIRLRCKHCQELYTEQHNPRGSCEYAPDPIRRGIAKISCLSCAQGMLYHCMSDAEGDFTQNPCSCSTEEGCGRRWFGLALLSLIVPCLWIYPPLRAVHWCGTSCGMCGGRHHPME comes from the exons ATGACAAGGGATGATAGTTCAGGTGGTTGGGTTCCTCTAAGTGGCGGTGGTTTAGCAAATGTTTCGGTTAGACGAAGACCAACTTCTTCAGGTGGACATCAGTCTAATAATACCAATGCATCTGGTATTTCTACTACGACTGTCTCTATTACTAGCAGTATACAACCTGTATCAACTACAAGTGTTACTAATACCCAAAGTCATGGATCTTCTAACAGTTCTCCACCTGGTGCAACTGAGAAGATGCATGAATACCTTATTTATGGGAAACGCATCACTGATCAAtca GTTGTTCTTAGCTgtacaattaaaaaagatttCGAATATAATAAGGTAATGCCAACTTTCCATCACTGGAGGACAGGAGAGAAGAAGTTTGGATTAACATTTCAAACAGCTGCAGATGCAAGAGCTTTTGATAAAGGTGTTCGCACAGCTGTTGAAGAATTGTTAGAAG GGTTGGCCAATACCACATTATATGGCAACTCGTTAGATGTTGGGGATGAAGATGTTTTTATG ACTTTAAATTTACCTGTGGAACCACCAGAACCACGTCCCTCATCGGATACACCTCATGGAATAGTACGACTGTCCAATTATCATTCCCAGTGTTCAGATCTTCCTGATTCACATAAACCTATTCATTATATTGGTGGACCATCTATAAAAGTGCCACCATCTCAGCATCCTTTGGCATCAACTGAAGATGTTGGATCAGATAGCTACTCTTATGTGCAGCTCACAACGCTTAatcatgaatatttatatccCATCATCGGTGATCATAAAGGAGACCGATTAAATAGACATAATACCGGCAGTTCTTTGAAGAAACCAGATATTATAGTATCCCAACCTTCTAAAAATACTATGAAACGTAATATCCGATTACGATGTAAACATTGCCAAGAGCTGTACACAGAGCAGCACAATCCTAGGGGGTCTTGTGAATACGCACCTGATCCTATTAGACGAGGAATCGCAAAAATTTCGTGTCTGTCTTGTGCTCAGGGTATGTTATACCACTGTATGAGTGATGCTGAAGGTGATTTTACCCAAAATCCTTGCAG TTGTAGTACAGAAGAAGGATGTGGACGCAGATGGTTTGGTTTGGCATTATTATCACTGATCGTTCCTTGCTTGTGGATTTATCCTCCACTAAGAGCTGTTCATTGGTGTGGCACGTCCTGTGGAATGTGTGGAGGACGTCACCATCCGATGGAATAA
- the LOC126868903 gene encoding cyclin-C isoform X2, which produces MLHQIVIQVLGEQLKLRQQVIATATVYFKRFYARNSLKCIDPLLLAPTSVFLASKVEEFGVISHNRLIAACQTVVKNKFNYAYSQEFPYRGSHISECEFYLLEHLDCCLIVYQPYRPLLILIQDVGPDEQLLTLAWRIINDSLRTDVCLLYPPHQIAIGCLQIACVILQKDLKAWFAELNADMEKIQEIARYIINLYELWKTYDEKKEIQSLLSKMPKPTPSPPQH; this is translated from the exons ATGTTGCATCAAATAG TAATACAAGTATTGGGTGAACAGTTGAAGCTAAGACAACAAGTTATAGCCACAGCAACtgtttattttaaaagattttATGCTCGCAACAGCTTAAAGTGTATAGATCCTTTATTACTAGCACCTACATCAGTTTTTCTAGCTTCAAAGGTAGAAGAATTTGGAGTTATTTCTCACAATAGATTAATTGCAGCTTGTCAAACTGTAG taaaaaataaattcaattatgCCTATTCACAAGAATTTCCTTATCGTGGAAGCCATATCTCAGAATGTGAATTTTATCTTCTGGAACACCTAGATTGTTGTTTAATAGTATATCAACCATATCGACCTTTACTAATCCTCATTCAAGATGTAGGGCCAGATGAACAATTACTTACATTGGCTTGGCGTATAATTAATGATAGTTTACGTACAGATGTATGTTTATTATATCCACCACACCAAATAGCTATTG gaTGTTTACAAATAGCTTGTGTCATATTACAAAAAGATTTAAAAGCATGGTTTGCTGAATTAAATGCTGATATGGAAAAAATTCAAGAGATTGCACGTTACatcattaatttatatgaacTATGGAAAACATacgatgaaaagaaagaaattcaaagTTTATTATCTAAAATGCCAAAACCTACACCATCACCACCACAGCACTGA
- the LOC126868903 gene encoding cyclin-C isoform X1: MAGNFWQSSHHQQWLLDKQDLVRERQHDLSIFTEEEYQKLFIFFSNLIQVLGEQLKLRQQVIATATVYFKRFYARNSLKCIDPLLLAPTSVFLASKVEEFGVISHNRLIAACQTVVKNKFNYAYSQEFPYRGSHISECEFYLLEHLDCCLIVYQPYRPLLILIQDVGPDEQLLTLAWRIINDSLRTDVCLLYPPHQIAIGCLQIACVILQKDLKAWFAELNADMEKIQEIARYIINLYELWKTYDEKKEIQSLLSKMPKPTPSPPQH; the protein is encoded by the exons ATGGCTGGCAATTTTTGGCAAAGTTCACATCA TCAACAATGGCTTCTAGATAAACAGGATTTAGTGCGAGAACGACAACATGATCTTTCAATTTTCACAGAAGAAGaatatcaaaaattattcatctttttttctaaTC TAATACAAGTATTGGGTGAACAGTTGAAGCTAAGACAACAAGTTATAGCCACAGCAACtgtttattttaaaagattttATGCTCGCAACAGCTTAAAGTGTATAGATCCTTTATTACTAGCACCTACATCAGTTTTTCTAGCTTCAAAGGTAGAAGAATTTGGAGTTATTTCTCACAATAGATTAATTGCAGCTTGTCAAACTGTAG taaaaaataaattcaattatgCCTATTCACAAGAATTTCCTTATCGTGGAAGCCATATCTCAGAATGTGAATTTTATCTTCTGGAACACCTAGATTGTTGTTTAATAGTATATCAACCATATCGACCTTTACTAATCCTCATTCAAGATGTAGGGCCAGATGAACAATTACTTACATTGGCTTGGCGTATAATTAATGATAGTTTACGTACAGATGTATGTTTATTATATCCACCACACCAAATAGCTATTG gaTGTTTACAAATAGCTTGTGTCATATTACAAAAAGATTTAAAAGCATGGTTTGCTGAATTAAATGCTGATATGGAAAAAATTCAAGAGATTGCACGTTACatcattaatttatatgaacTATGGAAAACATacgatgaaaagaaagaaattcaaagTTTATTATCTAAAATGCCAAAACCTACACCATCACCACCACAGCACTGA
- the LOC126868898 gene encoding general transcription factor IIH subunit 4 isoform X1: MSNTISGKNLLRPAGLQCKNLQEYLKSRPPEVLNKLYHNPPICLAVFRELPVIAKHYVMRLLFVEQPVPQAVIASWCSKLHFEEHQKVVLILNELNVWKEASIPGGLPGWILNTTFKKNLKIVLLGGGKPWTMSNQLEIDSKPRDVAFLDSYALERWECVLHYMVGSQQQEGISADAVRILLHAGLMKRDEADGSPVITQAGFQFLLLETASQVWYFILQYLDTIEARGLDLVECLTFLFQLNFSTLGKDYSTEGMSEGLSTFLQHLREFGLVYQRKRKAGRFYPTRLALNIATGQNKPLSRDPEKEGYIVVETNYRVYAYTNSNLQVALLGLFCEMLYRFPNLVVSILTRDSVRQALKSGITAAQIVGYLQQHAHGKMIEAGPPVLPPTIVDQIKLWENERNRFIFSEGVLYSQFLSQTDFEVLRDHALSTGVLIWQNERKRTIVVTKAGHDDVKKFWKRYSKGSS; this comes from the exons atgtcaaatacAATAAGTGGAAAAAACTTGTTACGGCCAGCTGGATTGCAATGTAAAAATCttcaagaatatttaaaatcacGTCCACCAGAAgtattaaacaaattatatCATAATCCTCCAATTTGCTTGGCTGTGTTTCGGGAATTGCCAGTAATAGCAAAACATTATGTTATGCGATTATTATTTGTTGAACAACCTGTACCTCAAGCAGTTATTGCCTCTTGGTGTTCTAAACTTCATTTTGAGGAACATCAAAAAGTAGTTTTGATACTAAATGAACTAAATGTATGGAAAGAAGCATCAATACCAGGTGGACTACCTGGATGGATTTTAAATACTACATTCAAGAAAAACTTAAAAATCGTTCTTTTGGGAGGTGGAAAACCATGGACAATGTCGAACCAATTAGAAATTGATAGTAAACCTAGAGATGTTGCATTTTTAGATTCATATGCATTAGAAAGGTGGGAATGTGTTTTACATTACATGGTTGGTTCACAACAGCAAGAAG GTATATCTGCTGATGCTGTTAGAATTCTTTTACATGCTGGCTTGATGAAGCGAGATGAAGCTGATGGAAGCCCAGTTATTACACAAGCaggttttcaatttttgttattgGAAACTGCATCGCAG gtgtggtattttattttacaataccTAGATACAATAGAAGCAAGAGGACTTGACCTAGTTGAATGTcttacttttttatttcaattaaatttctcGACACTTGGTAAAGATTATAGTACTGAAGGAATGTCCGAAGGTCTGTCAACatttttacaacatttaagAGAATTTGGTTTGGTTTATCAAAGAAAACGAAAAGCTGGAAG ATTTTATCCCACAAGATTAGCATTAAATATTGCAACTGGACAAAATAAACCATTGTCTAGAGATCCAGAGAAGGAGGGTTACATTGTTGTTGAAACAAATTACAGAGTATATGCTTATACAAACTCGAATTTACAAGTAGCTTTACTTGGATTATTTTGTGAGATGTTATATAG GTTTCCAAACCTGGTTGTGTCAATATTAACAAGAGATTCTGTACGTCAAGCTCTGAAAAGTGGAATTACTGCTGCCCAAATTGTAGG TTATTTGCAGCAACATGCTCATGGTAAAATGATAGAAGCAGGTCCTCCAGTTTTACCACCAACTATAGTAGATCAAATTAAATTATgggaaaatgaaagaaatagaTTCATATTTAGTGAAGGAGTTTTATATAGTCAGTTTCTTTCTCAAACTGATTTTGAAGTGCTTAGAGATCATGCTCTTTCTACTGGAGTACTAATTTGGCAAAACGAAAG GAAACGGACTATAGTAGTTACGAAAGCAGGTCATGACGACGTAAAAAAATTTTGGAAACGATATTCCAAAGGTTCCAGTTAG
- the LOC126868898 gene encoding general transcription factor IIH subunit 4 isoform X2 encodes MSNTISGKNLLRPAGLQCKNLQEYLKSRPPEVLNKLYHNPPICLAVFRELPVIAKHYVMRLLFVEQPVPQAVIASWCSKLHFEEHQKVVLILNELNVWKEASIPGGLPGWILNTTFKKNLKIVLLGGGKPWTMSNQLEIDSKPRDVAFLDSYALERWECVLHYMVGSQQQEGISADAVRILLHAGLMKRDEADGSPVITQAGFQFLLLETASQVWYFILQYLDTIEARGLDLVECLTFLFQLNFSTLGKDYSTEGMSEGLSTFLQHLREFGLVYQRKRKAGRFYPTRLALNIATGQNKPLSRDPEKEGYIVVETNYRVYAYTNSNLQVALLGLFCEMLYRFPNLVVSILTRDSVRQALKSGITAAQIVGNMLMVK; translated from the exons atgtcaaatacAATAAGTGGAAAAAACTTGTTACGGCCAGCTGGATTGCAATGTAAAAATCttcaagaatatttaaaatcacGTCCACCAGAAgtattaaacaaattatatCATAATCCTCCAATTTGCTTGGCTGTGTTTCGGGAATTGCCAGTAATAGCAAAACATTATGTTATGCGATTATTATTTGTTGAACAACCTGTACCTCAAGCAGTTATTGCCTCTTGGTGTTCTAAACTTCATTTTGAGGAACATCAAAAAGTAGTTTTGATACTAAATGAACTAAATGTATGGAAAGAAGCATCAATACCAGGTGGACTACCTGGATGGATTTTAAATACTACATTCAAGAAAAACTTAAAAATCGTTCTTTTGGGAGGTGGAAAACCATGGACAATGTCGAACCAATTAGAAATTGATAGTAAACCTAGAGATGTTGCATTTTTAGATTCATATGCATTAGAAAGGTGGGAATGTGTTTTACATTACATGGTTGGTTCACAACAGCAAGAAG GTATATCTGCTGATGCTGTTAGAATTCTTTTACATGCTGGCTTGATGAAGCGAGATGAAGCTGATGGAAGCCCAGTTATTACACAAGCaggttttcaatttttgttattgGAAACTGCATCGCAG gtgtggtattttattttacaataccTAGATACAATAGAAGCAAGAGGACTTGACCTAGTTGAATGTcttacttttttatttcaattaaatttctcGACACTTGGTAAAGATTATAGTACTGAAGGAATGTCCGAAGGTCTGTCAACatttttacaacatttaagAGAATTTGGTTTGGTTTATCAAAGAAAACGAAAAGCTGGAAG ATTTTATCCCACAAGATTAGCATTAAATATTGCAACTGGACAAAATAAACCATTGTCTAGAGATCCAGAGAAGGAGGGTTACATTGTTGTTGAAACAAATTACAGAGTATATGCTTATACAAACTCGAATTTACAAGTAGCTTTACTTGGATTATTTTGTGAGATGTTATATAG GTTTCCAAACCTGGTTGTGTCAATATTAACAAGAGATTCTGTACGTCAAGCTCTGAAAAGTGGAATTACTGCTGCCCAAATTGTAGG CAACATGCTCATGGTAAAATGA